In Anas platyrhynchos isolate ZD024472 breed Pekin duck chromosome 15, IASCAAS_PekinDuck_T2T, whole genome shotgun sequence, the DNA window GGACCTGTGTTCATTGTGCCATTTCTGAAAGCCAGGATATCTAGGTACTACCATCCCTACCTATTCCAGGAATTAAAGCTGGTAGAGGCGGAACTGTGAGAGCTGTTCCCAGTCTGAGGTCAGCAAGAGTCCATCTCACTAATTGGACTATGGATAAGGTCCAAAAAGGCATCATTCCAAAATCTGTCTTGTATGAAACACCACTGCAATCAGCAGAATGACACTAATTATGCATGGTATGAGGCAGCATTCACCTGCCTCCAGCTCCACTCCCTCCCTAGGAAGGAGGGTGATGGTGAGCTAGAAGAAAACTCACAGTTTACCACCAGAAACATTTTCCGCCTGTTCATTTCATCCAGTATTTAGGGCCTTTGGAGCTTTCCAGTAGCTCTTGAAAATGCAGTAGACGATCTCAAAAACTAGCAGTTTTGTGCAGAGCAAGCCCCAGTTTGGTCTGTGCTTGTTGCATATATTTGGCTCTCCATTATAtacaatggaaaattaaaataggaaACAGAGGAATTCTGCTAGAAAAAGCAAATGGATATGGTCAAAGCCACAAACCACTTGGCATGATCTTTGTGAAAGAGATTACCAGCAAGAGGCTGAGAGATCATCTAAATGGAgaaatgcttttattctttagtttatttttccaccagatttttcatgaaaaaaaaaaaaaagtttggtttcATCtctatttagttttattttattcatctgATTCTTCAGGACAGCAAAGCAATAAACTGTtgagtaaaacttttttttttttttatccagtgCCTTTTGCAAGGACAGTTCTGACAACAGCCAGACAGCAAGCGCACCTTGAGCAGAGCTTGCTACAACATCTTTAAACACCTCACCCGTAGTTCCTAATCTCCGCAggcttttttcctgtgtttacCTGGTGTCTCTTGACAGATATTTCAACTGTAGGTAATGTGAGATGAGGATAGTCTTTTccgttgcttgtaaacagtacACAGTGGGGAACCCTTCCTACCTGGAGTCTCCTGGTGCCACTACAAGATAAGCTAATAATTAATCAGAAATGCACCTTGCGGCAAGATTAACAGATGGCCCATCAGCGGCTCTGACATGAATTGCCACGTTAatcatttgtttctttgctcGGTCCAGCTGGCTCAGCTGAAGATGAGTGCTGTGTTTCTCCTGCTCCTGGTGGCCACCAGCAGCATCGGTGCCGCGCTGGAGAAGGGTTTGCCACGACGGGAAGCGCGGCGCCTCTCGTGCGTGCGGTGCTGCGGGCCTTCCGAGCAGCCCGTCTCCATCATCTCCTCGCGGTACACGAGGATGAGCAGCGACCCTGCTTTTTCGGTACCCAAAGTCCAGCCCACCATCGATATCACCATCCTCAAAGGTGGGTGGAGGTGACTGCTGTGATAAACATCCTTTTTACATCTTACACGCCTTCATTttgcaggctgtgctgctcctcctccctgcaTCAAGAAACTCACCTGATTAATTTACCTGAGAGGTCACAAGGTGACATGGCACAGGCTCTAAGTGGGCACAAGTGGGAAGTAGCAAAAGGCTTCAATCTATCAGAAATCTGTTCCACTGGAAGCTTGAGTTAGATCACACTAAAACACAGACGTAAATGTTATCACAGAATTACTAAACTAGCATAAGGAATAAAGAACTAATAAAGATGCTCACCTGCTTTTTGCATTTCACATGTTATTTGCTTACCTTGCTAAGACAAAAGAGTTAAGCATATAATGCAGAAGATATGCCAGGAATTCTGTGAGCAGAGACACGCAGACCAGACAAGCTGAACAGACTCTTCCAGGCTCAAATCAGGCTTCAGAGAAATCTGAAATTTTTCTTATCCTAACCTCTGCACAGAGGGGCTGTGCATTTAGCTGGATTTGTGTAAATGGCCTGATTACGTGATGGAGTTTTACTACCAGAATTATTTTGTGCATCAGCACCATGAACTAAGTGTGGCCAAGCTTCCACCTGGCATTTTTATCCTCTTGAGAATGAGGAGGGTGCTGGTGTCTGAACGGCACTTCTAGATATTAGCGCTGTGAAAAGGTTTTAGCAAGTGCTTTGGTGGCAGCCTCCAGCAGGATGACTGCAGCTTGGACTTCACATGCTTGTTTTTGACAAGTTTTCCTTTACACTTACAGGTGAGAAGGGtgaaatgggagaaaaaggGTACCCTGGAGCAgttgggaaggaaggagagagggggCTACGTGGCTTTAATGGACGGAAGGGCCAGAAAGGCCAGCCTGGCCCGCAGGGCCATTCCTGCAAGCAGCTCTACGCTGCTTTCTCCGTGGGTCGGAGAAAGCCCCTTCATAGCTCAGACTACTTCCAGCAAGTCATTTTTGACACTGAGTTTGTGAACCTCTACAAGCACTTCAACATGTTCTCAGGGAAGTTCTTCTGCTACGTGCCAGGGATCTACTACTTCAGCCTCAACGTCCACACCTGGAACTTCAAGGAGACCTACCTGCACCTGATGAAGAACGAGAAGGAGGTGGCCATCCTCTACGCCCAGCCGAGTGACCGCAGCATCATGCAGAGCCAGAGCCTGATGCTGGACctgcaggaaggagaggaggtCTGGGTGCGGATGTTCAAGCGAGAGCGAGAAAACGCCATCTACAGCGAGGAGTCTGATGTTTACATCATCTTCAATGGCCATTTAATCAAGCCAGCTGTAGAGTAGCTGTTCTTCAGCTTTAGGCTCAAAGCTTTGGCAGGGCATTAGTGTCTTCCCTCGTAGAAATGCACGTCTAGCTCCACTTGGAAGgactgcagcaggcagcccctggcctgcTGATGGGGATGGAGCTGTCTGTCCATACCGAGGACACCTGTGTGGATGCAGGTGGTGGTGTTTCAAGGTGATGAAAGCTATGGGAAGGTTTAACCCTTTAACATGCCCTGGAGATAAAGCACAGAAGGCCTCAGTTGTACAGCCCTGTATAGATCCCCAGGATCGACCCTGAAGTCTGCCAAGTTGGAAGCAAAAAATATAGTGTCTGCTCTGCTTTGGAAAAGCCATTTTAAATTGGATGTAATGGTCATCTTCAGACATCTGTAATCTGGGGGCTAGTTAAGGAATGTATCTACTCCTAAAACAGTGCTTATATCTTTGCAGTGTGTACTATTGCTAATAAGAGCACCTACACCAGGTCTGCTCCATTCAGGTGGGCAAGAACACACCAGTGTTAAGAACAATATTTTGCACAGTACATTTACCCTagattacatttttttgttccatttcatGTAATATTACATTCTGAGAGCATAATGCTAGAATTACATAAATAACAGCATGTTGATCTGACAATACTTTGAGGCATAGTTTTAAGTACAACTGCAGCCACGTGCCATAAATTTGCTAGGCTGCTGTGTTGCTAGCAAAACTTTTTGCACAGGAACATCCAGCACAGGTGGGAGcacacatttccatttttaaggaaaacaacagGCTCTACCTGATTTGAGTACTCATGGCCAAGCTGGAGCCTGAGGACATCCTGGTGTCTGGAAACTACCATCTTACAGCACTCTCATCtctggcagctggaggaggaaactgggaagaaaaatggtGCTTTTCTACCAACAACAATATTTCAGGGGATTTGGTTTCCTTTCTTCACCCCAAAAGGTATTGATATAAACGTGGAAAGGTGCATGCAACAGCAAGAAGCCTTGTTTCCCTCAGTTCCTCCATCCCCATTTCCCCAGTCTCCTGTCTGCATCCCAAGCCATTTGTACGAAGGATACATGAAAAGCTCTTGCTAGGCAAACTGCTTCACTGCTGTGCCTCAGCTACCCACAGCTATTCAGAAAAGTAGCTGAAATAAACATATTGCTTTGAATACACTGCCTTTGTTTATCTTACTTCCATGCGCTTTTCACAGTACAGGGCTAAAAGCACTAGGCTGAACACCCAGCCCCACGTTATTATGTCAGGTGGCAATTTTACTTCAACACCAAAGGGTTCCAGAAAGTGAACTCCAGACTGAAACCTTCAATTCCTCTCCTTTGCAGGTCAGTAAACAGCCATCGCTGAGTATCAGGATAGGGAGGCAGAGAAGTTGATGACCCcttgctgtaaaataaataccaaatcTTTTTAAGCTCTCACAATCTTAGTGAAGATAGGAATTTTTAAGTAGCCTATCTACAAAGTAAATGCATTATGACAAGGGGTCTATCAGCCTTGAAATATCGTGTCTGCTCCTACTTCCATtacagcctgctgcagccctcAGAAGGGAAATTGGGAAACTTGCAGAGCTCTAAAATCCCAAGGGCACTTCATGCAGATCCTTCACTGACCTGCTGTCAGATATCCCAGCTGCTTAGATCAGGCCAcactgcacagcagcatttctttttttttttctggccctTCTAAAAAAGCCTCCTAATCAGCAGTTTCCATTAGGGTGATGGTAAAAGCCCTAATGGCTGCATTGCTTATTTGCAGCTCACCACTTAGTGCTGAGAGCACAAGCAGGGAGGTGCCAGCCCTGAGCAAACAGGCACCAGCAGAAGCCTTCCCACTGCACTCTCTGAAGGCATTCGCAGCCTGTTTTTCCCCAGCCTTTTCCCTACCTCTGAACCACTCAGTCCCCAAGCAGACCCAGATTTTGCAGCTGCGGAGAGCCGTGCCCCACGAGCTGCCTGTGGTGGAGCAGTGATTATTCGCCAGGGCTGCCCAACATTCCTCGCCTATCGAGCAGCTCCGCACAGCTTCAACTCACCCCATCCACAGCTCGCTGCACTGactataattaaaaagaaaaaaaaaaagatccagcCCTCTTAAAATGTCATGCCCAGCTGGAGTTATTGACAGTGCCTAATccagctctggaaaaaaaaacacccagcGCATGTTTATGTTCAACCCACACTGATTTTGGAAAAGTTACTTTCTACCAGGAAGCAAGCAAAAATCCATATTTCTATATCTCTATACCTGTGCATCTCCATAACACCTGGAGACACGGTTAGGGAGACTCTGATAGGACACGTTCAAAATGCTCTTGACTGATATGCCAGGGTTATAAGCAGGTAAATCGTTAAAGCCACATTGGTTTCTGGAGCAGAATAAcctttcaaataataaaaaaggttaTTGGTTTGCACACATTACTCAAATCAGTCACTTATTATCAAAGAACTAGAAGTCTCAGCCTGCTGAtttctctggagaaaaaaaatgaaatatctaAAAAAGCAGGGATGTAGGGATGTACAAAAACATCCCTACTGCCACCTTTTGAATGAAtccatcatatttttttcccaacttgAAGGGCTGGGACAAGCATCCCTA includes these proteins:
- the C1QTNF8 gene encoding complement C1q tumor necrosis factor-related protein 8, which codes for MARAGGWMSLQHRDLCDARQRASRTCTPLAQLKMSAVFLLLLVATSSIGAALEKGLPRREARRLSCVRCCGPSEQPVSIISSRYTRMSSDPAFSVPKVQPTIDITILKGEKGEMGEKGYPGAVGKEGERGLRGFNGRKGQKGQPGPQGHSCKQLYAAFSVGRRKPLHSSDYFQQVIFDTEFVNLYKHFNMFSGKFFCYVPGIYYFSLNVHTWNFKETYLHLMKNEKEVAILYAQPSDRSIMQSQSLMLDLQEGEEVWVRMFKRERENAIYSEESDVYIIFNGHLIKPAVE